A stretch of the Panicum virgatum strain AP13 chromosome 9N, P.virgatum_v5, whole genome shotgun sequence genome encodes the following:
- the LOC120690651 gene encoding uncharacterized protein LOC120690651 encodes MGEETLVAMPLAPHHHHARLDALPHHAAPAQPPQAPPPEPIPADREEERDRGGGVEPPAPVPRPETPPPALAAGVGEDVYYARRMLQGAVLRPPPHLPQPEAPPGLARALSAPAHPHGYAEEEAEEAGGKQRPVDRSASANSAVVDVASIGRFLRGRRDVLSSAITRRISSLKEPSAPAAADTYGVQEIHLPNVKVTVRLKDAIAAEEEDGVAPGGGGGGDAGYSFSGGHIKGRVSFFSRSGCRDCAAMRAFFRQSGLPYVEINLDVFPEREAELASRAGGAARVPQIFLNEKLLGGLVVLNSLRNSGEFERRVRDLAGRRCPDSAPRVPVYGFDEEAGGKEDAMVGIVRVLRQRLPIQDRFVRVKLVKNCFSGADMVDAIVNHLECGRNKAVEIGKELARKHFIHHVFRENDFEDGSQNLYRFLEHDPAVPKYYNFRGSTNDGEPKPAAAVGHRMTKIMLAILEAYASDDRRHLDYSRIAASEEFRRYANLVQELQRADMTALPAEERLPFFLNLHNAMAIHAVIRIGQPGAVDRRPFFSDFQYIVGGHPYSLAAIRNGILRANRRQPYTLAKPFGSNDRRLELAQRRPNPLVHFALCDATRSSPIVRFYTTQGVEPELRHAAREFFLHGGVEIDLENRTVHLTRIVKWYSADFGQDRDILRWLLNYLDPTKAGLLTHLLNDGGPISISYMNYDWSLNV; translated from the exons ATGGGAGAAGAGACCCTCGTGGCCATGCCGCTCgcgccccaccaccaccacgcccgCCTCGACGCGCTCCCGCACCACGCCGCCCCCGCGCAGCCGCCGCAGGCGCCTCCGCCGGAGCCAATCCCTGCGGACCGGGAGGAGGAACGGGatcgtggcggcggcgtcgagccgcCGGCGCCAGTCCCGCGGCCGGAGACCCCGCCTCCCGCGCTAGCCGCCGGGGTGGGGGAGGACGTGTACTACGCGCGCAGGATGCTGCAAGGCGCGgtgctgcggccgccgccgcacctgccGCAGCCCGAGGCGCCGCCGGGCCTGGCCAGGGCGCTCTCCGCGCCCGCGCACCCGCACGGctacgcggaggaggaggcagaggaggcGGGAGGGAAGCAGAGGCCTGTGGACCGCTCCGCCTCCGCGAACTCCGCCGTCGTGGACGTGGCGTCCATCGGGCGGttcctccgcggccgccgcgacgTGCTGTCGTCGGCCATCACCCGCCGCATCTCGTCGCTCAAGGAGCcctcggcgccggccgcggccgacaCCTACGGCGTGCAGGAGATCCACCTGCCCAACGTGAAGGTCACGGTGCGCCTCAAGGACGCGATCGCCGCCGAGGAAGAGGACGGCGTcgccccgggcggcggcggcggcggcgacgccgggtACTCCTTCTCGGGCGGGCACATCAAGGGCCGGGTGAGCTTCTTCTCCCGCTCGGGCTGCCGCGACTGCGCCGCCATGCGCGCCTTCTTCCGGCAGTCCGGCCTGCCCTACGTGGAGATCAACCTGGACGTGTTCCCGGAGCGCGAGGCGGAGCTGGCCtcccgcgcgggcggcgcggcccggGTGCCCCAGATCTTCCTCAACGAGAAGCTCCTGGGCGGGCTCGTCGTGCTCAACTCCCTGCGCAACAGCGGCGAGTTCGAGCGCCGCGTGCGCGACCTCGCGGGCCGGCGGTGCCCCGACTCGGCGCCGCGGGTGCCCGTGTACGGGTTCGacgaggaggccggcggcaagGAGGACGCCATGGTGGGCATCGTGAGGGTGCTGCGGCAACGGCTGCCGATCCAGGACAGGTTCGTCCGGGTGAAGCTCGTCAAGAACTGCTTCTCCGGCGCCGACATGGTGGACGCCATCGTGAACCATCTGGAGTGCGGCAGGAACAAG GCGGTGGAGATCGGCAAGGAGCTCGCAAGAAAGCACTTCATCCACCATGTCTTCAG GGAGAACGACTTCGAAGACGGCAGCCAGAACCTGTACCGGTTCCTGGAGCACGACCCTGCCGTCCCCAAGTACTACAACTTCCGGGGCTCCACCAACGACGGCGAGCCCAagcccgcggccgccgtcgggCACAGGATGACCAAGATCATGCTCGCCATCCTGGAGGCCTATGCCTCCGACGACCGCCGCCACCTCGACTACAGCCGCATCGCCGCCAGCGAGGAGTTCAGAAG GTACGCGAACCTGGTGCAGGAGCTCCAGCGGGCGGACATGACCGCGCTCCCCGCGGAGGAGCGGCTGCCGTTCTTCCTGAACCTGCACAACGCGATGGCCATCCACGCCGTGATCCGGATCGGCCAGCCGGGCGCCGTCGACCGCCGGCCCTTCTTCTCCGACTTCCAGTACATCGTCGGCGGGCACCCCTACTCCCTCGCGGCCATCAGGAACGGCATCCTCAGGGCCAACCGGCGGCAGCCGTACACGCTGGCCAAGCCGTTCGGCTCCAACGACAGGAGGCTCGAG CTCGCGCAACGGAGGCCGAATCCGCTCGTGCACTTCGCGCTGTGCGACGCGACGCGGTCGAGCCCGATCGTCCGGTTCTACACGACGCAGGGCGTGGAGCCGGAGCTCCGGCATGCGGCCAGGGAGTTCTTCCTCCACGGAGGCGTGGAGATCGACCTGGAGAACCGGACCGTCCACCTCACCAGGATCGTCAAATG GTACAGCGCTGACTTTGGTCAGGACAGGGACATCCTCCGGTGGCTCCTCAACTACCTGGACCCGACCAAAGCCGGGCTCCTGACGCACCTCCTCAACGACGGCGGTCCGATCAGCATCTCCTACATGAACTATGACTGGTCCCTGAACGTCTGA